The following proteins are co-located in the Acinetobacter sp. NCu2D-2 genome:
- a CDS encoding sensor histidine kinase, with the protein MPQRSIYSELNQYHLGLWYNAYRLIISIGLLIVFLLTYSDANGEFQFPLLYGYVLATFVVVSSIQLLTIRLIKNYVSQQLTIIFFTDLCALSLMTLATNGPNLNLSLLFVITIFSASLLLDSKKSLVITLISVISVVYQHLISSIFEGANFSTIGNGTLLAFLFFVVYGTGQIAVKRFQILENLNFSQSIELNRLQNVNRYILEQIETGYLVLDENCHVVLSNPAACQLLGISPMYAQNKFPLYQSQPDLFELIKFEDLANGERFQFESQQSRYNIHVRVQKLIVPHQTLMLLVLEDAQKLNQQVQQLKLASLGQLSASIAHEIRNPLAAIVQANELLTDSDQEQQQALSSMIAKQAQRIDRIIQDTLNMVKNKEMHPVLIKLNEFLPNFIAEDLSDIANQIKLHMDIPLAIQFDEAQLRQVLINLIRNAIRHNDPEVPYIEVKIHPNQHNVWIDVRDFGAGVAPHDLASLFKPFFSTSINGTGLGLYLSHSFCEANQAQLNYIQQEQGACFRISSRRVVV; encoded by the coding sequence ATGCCGCAGCGCTCGATTTATTCTGAGTTAAATCAATACCATTTAGGCTTATGGTACAACGCTTATCGGCTAATTATTAGCATTGGTTTACTGATTGTTTTTTTGCTGACCTATTCAGATGCAAATGGCGAATTTCAGTTTCCTCTGTTATATGGCTATGTACTGGCTACTTTTGTCGTGGTCAGTTCGATCCAACTACTGACCATCCGCTTAATCAAAAACTATGTTAGCCAGCAACTGACAATCATCTTTTTTACGGATTTATGTGCTTTAAGTTTAATGACCCTAGCTACGAATGGGCCAAACTTAAATCTCAGTCTACTGTTTGTCATCACGATATTTTCAGCATCTTTATTATTAGACTCGAAAAAGTCTCTAGTGATTACCCTGATCTCGGTAATTTCTGTAGTTTATCAGCACTTAATTAGCTCTATTTTTGAAGGGGCGAATTTCTCTACCATTGGTAATGGCACCCTGCTCGCCTTTTTATTTTTTGTAGTCTATGGCACAGGGCAAATCGCAGTTAAACGCTTCCAGATTTTGGAAAATTTAAACTTTTCGCAGTCAATCGAACTCAATCGACTGCAAAACGTAAACCGTTATATCTTAGAACAAATTGAAACGGGCTATTTAGTGTTAGATGAAAACTGTCATGTGGTGCTAAGTAACCCTGCTGCATGTCAATTACTCGGTATATCGCCAATGTATGCACAAAATAAATTTCCGTTGTATCAGTCGCAGCCAGATCTATTTGAGCTAATTAAATTTGAAGATTTGGCCAATGGTGAACGCTTCCAATTTGAATCACAACAAAGCCGCTATAACATTCATGTGCGGGTACAAAAACTGATTGTTCCACATCAAACACTAATGCTCTTGGTCCTTGAAGATGCACAAAAACTCAATCAACAAGTACAGCAACTGAAACTTGCATCTTTAGGACAATTGTCTGCCAGTATTGCCCATGAAATTCGTAACCCTTTGGCAGCCATTGTTCAAGCCAATGAATTATTGACAGATAGCGATCAAGAGCAACAACAAGCACTGAGCAGCATGATTGCTAAGCAAGCTCAGCGTATTGATCGAATCATTCAAGATACCTTGAATATGGTCAAAAATAAGGAAATGCACCCTGTACTGATCAAATTAAATGAATTTCTGCCAAATTTTATTGCGGAAGATTTATCGGATATTGCGAACCAAATCAAATTACATATGGATATACCACTTGCGATTCAATTTGATGAAGCACAGCTCAGACAGGTGTTGATTAATTTAATCCGAAATGCCATCCGGCATAACGATCCAGAAGTGCCTTATATCGAAGTAAAAATTCATCCAAATCAGCATAATGTTTGGATTGATGTACGTGACTTTGGTGCTGGGGTAGCTCCCCATGATCTCGCATCATTATTCAAGCCATTTTTTAGTACATCTATTAACGGTACAGGTTTGGGATTATATTTATCCCATAGTTTTTGTGAAGCAAATCAAGCACAACTGAATTATATACAACAAGAACAAGGCGCCTGCTTCCGTATCAGTAGTCGGCGCGTCGTCGTTTAA
- a CDS encoding sigma-54-dependent transcriptional regulator, translating into MQMSLMRMGIKTHIAHRLADAKQRLTDYQYDACLTDLNLPDGNGLQLLDWINQHCPSLPVAVLTAYGNMDIAIAALKAGAFDFVSKPINQKHLEQLLQKALNKPVDYAQQSQEDALEHRMLIGQSQPIQQLRITLKKLARSQAPVFITGESGTGKEVVANLVHRLSNRNEGPFIAINCGAIPSELMESELFGHKKGSFTGATQDKQGLIQSAHGGSLFLDEIAELPLSMQVKLLRAVQEKRIRPLGSDTEIDVDFRVISASHQDLDALVQQGKFRQDLYFRIHVMDLELPPLRERGNDILLLAEHFIQKIAKEWEIPTKRLTERSKELLLGQYYPGNVRELRNIIERAMTLSDEEFIDIQHLQTAPLRQNIVAPDDSNTAQVATNTDSFSIPKKLPEEGLELFMEKIEKEILLNALNITHWNRTLAAKKLGMTFRSLRYRLKKFGLDTDEEE; encoded by the coding sequence ATGCAAATGTCTTTAATGCGGATGGGAATTAAAACCCATATCGCACATCGTTTAGCAGATGCCAAACAACGTCTAACGGATTATCAATACGATGCCTGTCTGACTGACTTAAATCTACCTGATGGAAATGGTCTACAACTTTTAGACTGGATCAATCAGCATTGTCCGAGCCTACCTGTGGCTGTATTAACGGCTTATGGCAATATGGACATTGCGATCGCTGCACTTAAAGCAGGTGCTTTCGATTTTGTCAGTAAACCGATCAACCAGAAGCATCTAGAACAACTTCTACAAAAAGCCCTGAATAAACCCGTTGATTATGCACAGCAAAGTCAGGAAGACGCGCTCGAACACCGAATGCTTATCGGTCAATCTCAACCGATTCAACAATTACGGATCACATTAAAAAAATTAGCCCGTTCACAAGCGCCTGTGTTTATTACAGGCGAATCGGGTACAGGTAAAGAAGTGGTTGCCAACCTCGTCCACCGCCTAAGCAACCGTAATGAAGGACCTTTCATCGCAATTAACTGCGGTGCGATTCCATCTGAATTAATGGAAAGTGAACTCTTTGGGCACAAAAAAGGTAGCTTTACCGGTGCTACTCAAGATAAACAGGGTCTAATTCAATCAGCACATGGTGGGAGCTTGTTCTTAGATGAAATTGCTGAGCTCCCACTTTCTATGCAGGTCAAATTATTGCGCGCTGTACAGGAGAAACGTATTCGGCCACTCGGTTCAGATACTGAAATTGATGTCGATTTTCGTGTCATCAGTGCCAGTCATCAAGATTTGGATGCCCTAGTTCAACAAGGAAAATTTCGTCAGGATCTGTATTTCCGCATTCATGTTATGGATTTGGAACTGCCACCCCTGCGTGAACGTGGCAATGATATTTTGCTTCTTGCTGAACATTTTATTCAGAAAATTGCCAAAGAATGGGAAATCCCAACCAAACGTTTAACTGAGCGCAGTAAAGAGCTCCTTTTAGGGCAATATTATCCGGGAAATGTGCGTGAGTTACGTAATATTATTGAACGTGCAATGACTTTATCTGATGAAGAATTCATTGATATTCAGCATTTGCAAACTGCCCCATTAAGACAAAATATTGTCGCTCCTGATGATTCGAATACGGCGCAAGTCGCAACGAATACAGATAGCTTTAGCATTCCCAAAAAACTGCCTGAAGAAGGGCTAGAGCTCTTCATGGAAAAAATTGAAAAAGAAATTCTGCTCAATGCGTTGAATATCACGCATTGGAATCGTACCTTAGCTGCAAAAAAACTTGGTATGACTTTCCGATCTTTACGCTATCGCCTAAAGAAATTTGGCTTAGATACCGATGAAGAAGAATAA
- a CDS encoding S41 family peptidase, translated as MVRSFCKSLIVSCLLICSSHVAWSAGSSQLALDDMETDTQTYSEIPVSSIQEFVQIYGLVKDNYIQEKNDIALFQQAIQGLVSGLDRYSRYLSPEDFKQLRQYTEGDLASIDFDLTYQPQRKQWVIQGLKNDSDSAKLGLNNGQSVYKIDDQVLTTLNHEQVRHLLSGSIGSTLSLQLTPQSPVLNLVRNTKIETEIQTQLYNNQVLLIKLKVFQQDTANEIKRILDNAQDQRLKAVLFDLRNNPGGLLSSAVETADLFLNQGIIVTTKSRSEGEQAFQALPGNEFNQLKIGIVINQRSASAAEVFTAAMKEHNRAWIVGEKSYGKGVIQKLFPLSNGSAIQMTVAQYFSPSGRPIEGIGVQPHLTYPLGLDAREESYLEHITDLLLLHK; from the coding sequence ATGGTTCGATCTTTTTGTAAGTCACTGATTGTTTCTTGCTTACTGATATGTTCGAGCCATGTGGCATGGAGTGCTGGGAGTTCGCAACTAGCACTTGATGATATGGAAACGGATACTCAAACTTATAGTGAAATTCCCGTTTCCTCCATTCAAGAGTTTGTACAAATTTATGGTCTTGTGAAAGACAATTATATTCAAGAAAAAAATGATATCGCGTTATTCCAGCAAGCCATTCAAGGTTTGGTTTCTGGACTCGATCGTTATTCTCGTTATCTCTCACCTGAAGATTTTAAACAACTACGCCAATATACCGAAGGCGATTTAGCCAGTATTGATTTTGATCTGACGTATCAACCACAGCGTAAGCAATGGGTCATTCAAGGTCTAAAAAATGACTCTGATTCAGCCAAATTGGGCTTAAATAATGGTCAGTCCGTTTATAAAATTGATGATCAAGTGTTAACAACACTGAATCATGAGCAAGTACGTCATTTGTTAAGTGGTTCAATCGGATCGACCTTAAGTTTGCAGCTCACACCACAAAGTCCAGTGTTGAATCTTGTTCGAAATACCAAGATAGAAACCGAGATACAGACGCAGTTATATAACAATCAAGTACTGTTAATTAAGCTGAAAGTTTTCCAACAAGATACTGCCAATGAAATTAAACGCATTTTAGATAATGCGCAGGATCAACGCCTAAAAGCCGTGTTATTTGATTTAAGAAATAATCCTGGTGGACTACTTTCTTCTGCGGTTGAAACAGCTGATTTATTTTTAAACCAGGGCATTATTGTGACGACGAAAAGTCGTTCGGAAGGAGAGCAAGCCTTTCAGGCACTGCCAGGCAATGAGTTTAATCAGCTGAAGATTGGTATTGTGATTAATCAGCGTTCTGCATCCGCAGCAGAAGTCTTTACAGCTGCAATGAAAGAACATAATCGGGCATGGATTGTCGGTGAAAAAAGTTATGGAAAAGGCGTTATCCAGAAACTTTTTCCACTCAGTAATGGCTCCGCAATTCAAATGACAGTTGCCCAGTACTTCAGTCCATCAGGTCGCCCGATTGAGGGTATTGGGGTACAACCTCATTTGACCTATCCATTGGGACTAGATGCCCGAGAAGAAAGCTATCTCGAGCACATCACAGATTTATTACTGCTACATAAATAA
- the gpmI gene encoding 2,3-bisphosphoglycerate-independent phosphoglycerate mutase codes for MTDATAGKIPHVLVIMDGVGHREAVEDNAFLAAKRPNLTAMQEKHPHGLISGSGEDVGLPDGQMGNSEVGHMNLGAGRVLYQDFTRITKDIRTGAFFEHEVLVDAVEKAKASQGAVHIMGLLSEGGVHSHQDHIVAMAELALKRGAQVYLHAFLDGRDTPPRSAQPSLEKLDALFAQYPGQGRIATMIGRYFAMDRDNRWDRVEQAYRLLTEGEAARTAATAVDGLEQAYAADESDEFVKATRIGDVAKIQDNDSVVFMNFRADRAREITKAFVEKDFAGFERKVVPNLAKFVMLTRYQATIDAPVAYMPEALVNSIGEYLSNLGKTQLRIAETEKYAHVTFFFSGGREDEYPGEKRILIPSPSVATYDLKPEMSAYEVTDELVAAINSGEFDLLVVNYANGDMVGHTGVFEAAVKAVEAVDTCLGRVYDAVMAQKGHMLITADHGNVEQMQDYQSGQVHTQHTTELVPFIYVGPTSATIAEGGVLADVAPTLLSLMNIPVPAEMKGRNLVTLANA; via the coding sequence ATGACGGATGCAACTGCTGGCAAAATCCCTCACGTATTGGTAATTATGGATGGTGTGGGTCATCGCGAAGCGGTCGAAGACAATGCGTTTTTAGCAGCTAAACGACCAAACTTAACTGCGATGCAAGAGAAGCATCCGCATGGTTTGATCTCAGGTTCTGGTGAAGATGTGGGTCTGCCTGACGGTCAGATGGGTAACTCTGAAGTAGGTCACATGAACCTAGGTGCAGGTCGTGTGCTGTATCAAGATTTTACACGTATCACCAAAGACATTCGTACTGGTGCATTCTTTGAGCATGAAGTCCTTGTAGATGCAGTAGAAAAAGCCAAAGCATCTCAGGGTGCTGTACATATCATGGGTCTTTTGTCTGAAGGGGGCGTACATTCGCACCAAGATCATATTGTGGCGATGGCTGAACTTGCGCTTAAACGTGGTGCTCAAGTTTATCTACATGCATTTTTAGACGGTCGTGATACACCACCGCGTAGTGCACAACCTTCTCTTGAAAAGTTAGATGCATTGTTCGCGCAATATCCAGGTCAAGGTCGTATTGCGACTATGATTGGTCGTTACTTTGCCATGGACCGTGATAACCGTTGGGATCGTGTTGAACAAGCTTATCGTTTATTGACCGAGGGTGAGGCTGCACGTACCGCTGCTACTGCTGTTGATGGTCTTGAGCAAGCCTATGCTGCAGATGAGTCTGATGAATTCGTTAAAGCAACACGTATTGGTGATGTCGCTAAGATTCAAGATAACGATAGCGTGGTATTTATGAACTTCCGTGCTGACCGTGCACGTGAAATCACGAAAGCATTTGTTGAAAAAGACTTTGCTGGTTTTGAACGTAAAGTGGTTCCAAATCTTGCAAAATTTGTCATGTTGACCCGTTACCAAGCAACCATTGATGCACCTGTGGCTTATATGCCAGAAGCATTGGTGAACTCAATTGGTGAATACCTGTCTAACTTGGGTAAAACTCAGCTGCGTATTGCGGAAACTGAAAAATATGCCCACGTAACATTTTTCTTCAGTGGTGGTCGTGAAGACGAATACCCAGGTGAAAAACGTATTTTGATTCCTTCACCAAGCGTTGCAACATATGACTTGAAACCTGAAATGAGCGCATATGAAGTGACTGATGAATTGGTTGCTGCGATTAACTCAGGTGAATTTGATCTTTTGGTGGTGAACTACGCTAACGGTGACATGGTTGGTCATACGGGTGTATTTGAGGCGGCAGTCAAAGCAGTTGAAGCGGTCGACACTTGCTTAGGCCGAGTTTATGATGCAGTAATGGCACAAAAAGGCCATATGCTAATCACTGCTGACCATGGTAATGTAGAACAAATGCAGGATTATCAAAGCGGTCAGGTGCATACTCAGCATACGACTGAATTGGTTCCGTTCATTTATGTGGGTCCAACTTCAGCAACAATTGCAGAAGGTGGTGTGCTGGCAGATGTTGCACCTACACTCTTGAGCCTAATGAATATTCCAGTGCCTGCGGAAATGAAAGGTCGTAACTTGGTGACATTAGCAAACGCTTAA
- the lptG gene encoding LPS export ABC transporter permease LptG produces MLARRIVAKHVTQTTALAMLGATAVLSGLQVLFTYLGELGSLKEGYGAWEALKYVLWGAPTYLYEILPIAALIGAVLGLGTLASNSELIVMRSVGVSLWRIVGWVIRSALILVILSFALSEWVIPYTNEQAKAIKSFNKPVKVGEVRGYWTREGQRFIFIDYANAKGELKNVQMVDFDQDYRLRSTLRAQDGQFVQDGSWKLNQTEEVNILQDGTANLSTHDTQPLALALQPKYVHMVTIDPEDLSPSQLVSFMSYMHEYSQVPKTYELAFWQKVGSPFALIALVVVACSFIFGPLRQQSMGFRLVIALFVGLGFFYLQDFMGYASLVYAPSPAWFVFIPILLIFLIGGWLLHRAR; encoded by the coding sequence ATGTTGGCACGTCGTATAGTTGCAAAACATGTGACCCAAACTACTGCGCTGGCAATGTTGGGCGCAACTGCCGTACTTTCAGGTTTACAAGTACTGTTCACTTATTTGGGTGAGCTTGGCTCGTTAAAAGAAGGTTATGGTGCATGGGAAGCCTTGAAATATGTGCTTTGGGGTGCACCGACTTATTTGTATGAGATTTTACCGATCGCGGCACTGATTGGTGCGGTATTGGGTCTTGGCACTTTGGCATCGAACAGTGAACTGATCGTGATGCGTTCTGTGGGCGTGAGCTTATGGCGTATTGTAGGTTGGGTGATCCGCTCGGCATTGATTCTGGTGATTTTGTCATTTGCGCTGAGTGAATGGGTGATTCCATATACCAATGAGCAAGCCAAAGCGATTAAAAGCTTTAATAAACCCGTTAAAGTCGGTGAAGTTCGTGGTTACTGGACGCGTGAAGGGCAGCGTTTTATTTTCATTGATTATGCCAATGCGAAAGGTGAACTTAAAAATGTACAAATGGTCGACTTTGACCAAGATTATCGTTTACGTAGTACCTTACGTGCACAGGATGGTCAGTTCGTCCAAGATGGCTCTTGGAAGCTCAATCAAACTGAAGAAGTCAATATTCTTCAAGATGGAACAGCCAATTTAAGCACCCATGATACACAGCCATTGGCACTGGCACTACAACCCAAATATGTCCATATGGTGACGATTGATCCTGAAGATCTATCACCTAGTCAGCTGGTCAGCTTCATGAGCTATATGCATGAATATAGCCAAGTGCCTAAAACTTATGAATTGGCATTTTGGCAAAAAGTTGGCTCACCATTTGCGTTGATTGCTTTGGTAGTTGTGGCGTGTTCATTTATTTTTGGACCATTACGTCAACAGTCAATGGGCTTCCGTTTGGTGATCGCTTTGTTCGTAGGTTTAGGCTTTTTCTACTTACAAGACTTTATGGGCTACGCAAGTTTGGTTTATGCGCCATCGCCAGCGTGGTTCGTCTTTATTCCAATTTTACTGATCTTTTTAATTGGTGGATGGCTGTTACATCGCGCGCGATAA
- the lptF gene encoding LPS export ABC transporter permease LptF, translating to MIIRRYLVKQVVSTSLVVIALLTLIMMGGRLIKYFGMAAQGRLDAGILFSIIGYRLPEFLTLILPLGFFIGLMLVFGRLYVDHEMAVLNGSGVSRHKLARLLIPMTLVFVVVQGVLMIWVSSWGLRQFDALTNEQAVRTGFDLVRPKEFISSGPYTIYAGSLSEDRKNLKDIFFYQRATKEGKPDVMILAQEATRVEIKDDNSANVVDLVQGRRYEIFPGTPKYTQAEFQSYRLRLENDKEAKFESSDVEALPISQLWENRQDPVVSSELGWRLFVPFAMIIALILAVALSEVSPRQGRYLKLFPALLIFASLIVALMAVKTRVSKGEMGIFAYPLVLMAYAIAGALFSRKQKLAPKIKKQIQRVRS from the coding sequence TTGATTATTCGGCGTTACCTAGTCAAGCAAGTGGTGTCGACATCCTTGGTTGTGATTGCCTTATTGACCTTGATCATGATGGGTGGTCGATTGATCAAGTATTTTGGTATGGCGGCACAAGGTCGTTTAGATGCGGGAATTTTATTTAGCATCATTGGCTACCGACTTCCTGAATTTTTAACTTTAATTCTTCCTTTAGGTTTCTTTATTGGTTTGATGCTGGTGTTTGGTCGTTTATATGTCGACCATGAAATGGCCGTGTTAAATGGTAGTGGGGTGAGCCGTCATAAGCTGGCGCGTTTGCTGATTCCAATGACTTTGGTCTTTGTCGTGGTGCAAGGCGTCTTGATGATTTGGGTGTCATCATGGGGCTTACGTCAGTTCGATGCATTAACCAATGAGCAGGCGGTACGTACAGGCTTTGACTTAGTCAGACCAAAAGAGTTTATTTCCTCTGGTCCCTATACGATTTATGCCGGCAGCTTGTCTGAAGATCGTAAAAATTTAAAAGATATTTTCTTCTATCAGCGCGCAACCAAAGAGGGCAAGCCTGATGTCATGATTTTGGCTCAGGAAGCGACACGCGTTGAAATTAAAGATGACAATAGCGCGAACGTTGTTGACCTAGTCCAAGGTCGCCGTTATGAAATCTTCCCAGGTACACCAAAATATACTCAAGCCGAGTTCCAGTCTTATCGCTTACGTTTAGAAAATGATAAAGAAGCTAAATTTGAAAGCAGTGATGTAGAAGCATTGCCAATTTCACAGCTTTGGGAAAACCGTCAAGATCCTGTCGTGAGTAGTGAGTTGGGTTGGCGTCTATTTGTTCCTTTTGCCATGATTATTGCGTTGATCTTGGCGGTGGCTTTGTCTGAAGTGAGTCCTCGTCAAGGGCGTTATTTGAAACTGTTCCCTGCATTATTAATTTTCGCCAGCTTAATTGTGGCGTTGATGGCGGTAAAAACACGAGTCAGTAAGGGTGAAATGGGAATCTTTGCCTATCCATTGGTCTTGATGGCGTATGCCATTGCAGGTGCTTTATTCTCCCGTAAGCAAAAATTAGCACCCAAAATTAAGAAACAGATTCAGCGAGTGAGGTCTTAA